The following nucleotide sequence is from Salvia miltiorrhiza cultivar Shanhuang (shh) chromosome 7, IMPLAD_Smil_shh, whole genome shotgun sequence.
ATATGCAATATTGCCTTCGGCAAGGAATGTTCTAGAAGGTTCGATGAGCTTCTAGAAGAAGTTCAGGCCGTGGCCGTGGCTTTCTACGTGTCGGATTATTTTCCGGCCTTCGGCTGGGTGGATAAGCTCACCGGAATGATAGGAAGGCTGGATTCGGCGGTGAAGAAGATGGATTCTTTTTATCAGGAGCTCATCGACGAGCATCTTGATCGGAAAAGAGTGAAGGAGGTGGAAGAAGAGGATGGTGATGTTCTTGATGTGTTGATTCAGCTCAAACTGCAACACAAGCTTCCTACCATTGATTTTGGATGGGATAACATTAAAGCCATGCTAATGGTATGATTGAATTTACTTTTGCTCAtagatttttattattattactttctatatatatgtgaatttttattaacaaaatttgttattttttttttgtttttttattaatattgtggAGATGATCCATAAATGCAATATAGGAGATATTGTATAATAAATTGATGATGTAGTAAAGGGagaattaaataattaattattaattctctttttaaaaaatttaaaaaatctagtttttaggattttgattttcaaaattttggcaGGTTGAATCTAGAGCCTTACCTTAGATTTGGAATTCGAATCTGGATTTTGATTTTTCAGGTTGTGATTCTGCCTAGATTTAGTCCGTGAATTCGAATCGAAGagagtatattatatatattgtttgtttCTAGCAAgcacataattttttattttttattttttatttgagggATCTTTAGCACATATTtctagttaattaatattgtattttatttggaGAGTGAGAAATTTTTATGATTGCTATTTAGGAGTCAAGTATTTCAAAGCATGAGGAGTACGAGTAACATAACATGCATGCATGCTTCAATGTAGTTTTATTACTATACACcaattaaatttgtaattaacttgtaaatttctttttaaattgTTACATAATTatcaattctttttatttttgagacGTACACtatattaattcttattttatattaaacctTATAGTGAAAAATTTGTGAGCTTAGACACTCTcagaattaaataataatttggtTTGATTATCCCTTTGTAGGATATATTTATAGCTGGAGCAGAAACAAGTTCATCCGTAATTATTTGGACGATGACAGCTCTAATGAAATCACCCAACATTATGGAGAAATTGCAAAATGAAATCAGAAGTTTGATAGGCAAAAAAGGTAGAGTATATGAAGATGATTTGCCCAAACTTGAATATCTAAGAGCAGTAGTAAATGAAAGCATGAGATTGTATCCTCCTGGTCCACTGCTTGTACCTAGACAAACAATAGAAAGATGCACCTTAGAGGGCTACCAAATTCAACCAAAAACAATGGTTTTTGTGAACGCGTGGGCAATTGCAAGAGATCCCGAGTACTGGGAGAATCCAGATAAGTTCGTGCCTGAGAGGTTCTTGAACAGTGTAAAAGGGAAAGATTTTGAGTTTCTTCCATTTGGAGCGGGGCGAAGAATGTGCCCCGGAATGGCTATGGGGCTTCTAAATGTGGAGCTCACACTTGCAAATTTGCTCTACAATTTCGACTGGGGATTGCCCATCGGAGTTCAGGTAGATGATGTGGATACGACTCCTTCGCCTGGCCTGGCCATGCAGAAGAAAACTCCGCTTCTTGTTGTGCCTAAAAATTATGATGTTTAGTTTGGAATAATGTTATTAATGGTGTTGATTTTGATACGAGGGTTGCTCACTAGGGTGCTTACGTCATGTATATATGATGTTACAGATGAGATCTCATGCCCCATATTTTATTGCATAACACCgatttttcattattaattaattcactattttataattattcaaaaataaaaaatatatatagttccaTTCATCCACAAAATTCTCATACATTTGAGAATGAtacgggttttaataaattgatttagtgtgttgtgagtggaattaAAGATCACACAGCTTTTATGGTAGTttcaaattgattaatttagttAAGTGACGGGtccaataataacaatattggTAATATTGAGGGTTATAATTAAGTGAGTTCTAGAATAttgccaaaaagaagaaaaaatacgagttttatgaattttttttttgttcaacgTATATATTCATTATTGTGTTTAATATATAGCATACATTTCtaatgtatacatatatatactaccTATGTTTGGAAACTATAtgattctctctctatatatatatacacatagaTCTATGGTGAACGCATCACCTCGGTTGGATCGCATGAAGGGTGaaatttctatgattttaataCAGTGTTCTTTCATTCTCACGAAAATGGTAATTCTTGTTGAACCTTTCATGGTTGTATTATTAGTCCGTTTAATTTGGGTGATGATCTTCTCGGACCATTAATTCATTAATGAAGCCGAAGCCCGATTACTTTTTATTTACGCCAGCTTAATTGTAAAAATGAGCCCAACTCAATTTGTCCCTCTCTTTCACTTCTTCTATGCATTCATCAAATTAacccaattaaattaaaagatcCAATAAATCAGGCCCAACAGTActtcaatttcattttttatatatatgtgcCTGACATAAAGTGTTGAAAAAGTACTTTTAATGAATACTAGCTGAGATTATGTGTGTTGCACGTATAATCTCTTATTTAGCATCTAAACAgtaatatatttgaaaaaaaaaatgataacactattaattgttaataattgattttaataaatatttgcaagTACGTATAAGAAAgtatacaaaaaaaatgaaacaaaagttAACATATGTACAATTAGGACCCTCAAAATTATATACGTACGATACTCATTATATATAACTAATCTGCTTGAGAAAGATAAGAATAACCAAAGACACATTGCTCTCATCTTACATAGCCCTActaattctttaaaaaaaattctaaatcaTAAAGCTGATTgttattatggctagctacaaTTATTATAGTTGCATATCATCCAAAAAGAGAGTTCATTATATGTCGTTCCTTCTTCAGAAGTGaagaggaataatattattagGAAAGTCTTTTTTAGAATTCAATTCTTGATTCTCTTGTATATTGTTATTCATTACTTTCCACTCAATTGCACTATAGACCTCAATGTCTTTTCGTAAGTAAACAAACAACATAATCAATAATGTAGTCAAATCAGTAAAATTAGAGAGAACACATTTGTACGCCTTTTTAACATTAGATTCTTCTTATTGTATTCTTCGCTCATTTCCACATTTACATTGATTGTGTCCTAAAGCTATTGACTAAGTCTCATACTTAAacctaaataattttattttttacactaTGTATTTTAGACACACGATATCATTCTATTCTCATATCACATGTCAAATCTTAAGTATCTTACACCGGTCTATCCACCAAGATGAAATtatacaaatattaaaattaatatcaattattTTGCTCAACATGAGTTCCACAACAAGTGGTCCTTTTTGTCaaatttattttcaactttTATCTTATGTCAAGCTTTTTTCCATCCTACAGTAAaagaatagttttttttttttttcttgcattTTTAGTTTTCCTACTTTCATCTCTAAGACCTTTGTTATTACGCTTTAACCCAAATATTTATGACAAGAATCATCTAaagaaacaacaataataacttATGATGGATTCTGTTATATGTAAAAGATAAATTTCAATGGATGGATAGATCGCTATTTTTGCATATATAATGTTAAGTTTTTTAAAGATCTCTTGGGGTAATCTTCAAATTTGAGTTTCAGGGCATAAAAGCATCTATTGAATAGAAAACAACTCAAGCAAATCTAGCTACATGTACAACGTGGATTAATTAATTGTCATGACTTATCTTGATACTATTTCATGAAGTCGCAAAATAATGAACTAATGTTAGTCTACCTTAAAAAATTATGTGAATAaaagtataatatataattaagaaCATTTACTTTCCATATTGATAATATACACGACTGAGTATATTTATTAATCCTCACTattaggatttctccaatctttCACCTTTCAAttggataagaatcaagcaaattaGCTCAAACTATAGAAATTAATTATCAAAAACCTTGGGGgatattccaaagtttcaatccatcttaATAAACAATGAATTAAtctatcactacaagaaaaaatGGCTATTACTACATAGTTATAATGACACAAAATATTAGATGTCGTAATAAAATCTTTATTGTGACatcaactattttattattgattattGTATATTTATTAATGTTTATTGCGACACTGAATCTTGTACGTcctaatactaatattattatgaCATTATATAATGTTGTTAAACATTAGTTATAAGCTATTACATCACAACATATTATATGTTGTTATACCTATATAATTGTGACATGACAatatgttgttaaaattaattgcataaaagaataatttaatattttatttttaaaagaatagcTTATTCCGTTCATATTTTAGATTGATGTCACTGGGATATAGTTTTAGTAAAATAAAAGTGCatgttttaatatataatatataataattaatttaattttttactcTAAAACCTAAAGCTTAACTAACGAAAATTATCCTTTTTCCTACCAAATCACAAGGCCGCCGCCCTCCCCATCGTATAATAGCACTATTTTTTAGATATTGGGAAAAGAAAATTCAAACAAAAATACATAGTATTTCCTTCTCCCGGTAAAAGCTTGGCGGCAACATATCTCTATCATGTATAGACGGTTATCAAAAATCAGAAATCAAAAAAGCCCTCATTCTTAAACTCATTATGCCTCAATCAGAATTTCAGCGGTTCAATTTGAAAGTCGTTGCCAATCTGAAGCCACCCGAAAGGTGAGGAACTTACACAATTAAATTTGTCTGCTCTATAAAAATTCTGATATATGAGTTCAATCAATTAGTTTTTGAATTGCTATCTTCTTCTTTGCAGCCATCAATTTTATCGTGTATTTAAAGGTACCGGTGAGGTAagactttgatgaatttttacTCTTCTATTTCCCCCACGATTTTGAATTGTCCTTATTCTTCCTTTCAGCCATCAACTCCACCGTAAATTCGTAGGCTCTGGTGAGGTTAGTCTTTGATATacttttattattcttattccTACAATTTGGATTGAACATCTGGTATttctaatttgttattttcagtACCGTGGTTTTTTTGGGAGTTATGAACATCGAACGAATGTCGTCGACATTTTTATAGCTAGCTTGTCTTCTTAGTTTGGATAGATGTGTTTTTCATTCCACTCCAGAATATACGTTATATTTGATTGCTTGGGATGTTTGCTAATCTCCTAATTCTTGTGAGAAAAATGAATAGGGCAGGCTTAGCTACACATTTAAATTCAGTGAATTCTTGATCTGAAGAATAAGGTTGTGTATGGAGTTTCATTATTGATATGATGTTTTTCATAGAACTTTGTGCTAAGTGTGTATTCTTTAGTGTGTATTCTATCAATATATAAAATTCAGGTTTGTATTGTAGTATGTGCTAAGTGTGTATTCTATCAATATATTATCTATTTGGTTGTGCTCTTCTTTCTGGCATAGAGTCAAGCCCTTCCAATTTTATTGATTAAACATATTATCCCTTTGGTTGTGCTCTTCTTTATGGCATTGAGTCAAGCCCTTTCAATTTTATTGTTTAAACATATCGAGTCAAGCCCTTCTAATGGGGCTTAATAAAGTTTAATCAATGTTAAAGCCCGAGAATTGCAAGGAAAATCATTCAAGCATGGAAGTCAGAATGAGAAACTTTGCTTAAACAGATTACTTGCACTTGCAAGTATGACTACTAAAAATCGAAAGCTTAAACAGACTACTTTTAGCTTGTCAGATGAGCAAGTGCACCAGCCACATAGTAAGATTATGCATCACCACAATATATGTTATATGTTATGTTATTTatcttattaaataattatatatggtTTTATCTTTTATCTACGACAACTAGAACTCAAGTGGGCAGACGAGTATCCAATGGGGCTGTACAAGAAATTCTCAAAGCTCTAATCTGCCAAGAATGATTTCATCATCAAACCAACATCTTCGGGTACTTATCCTTTTTCATTTACCTATACTTTAGTATATACCTCTATTGTAATATGTGATATGTTACTTTACTATGCGATGTGTGTTTAAATGAATTAGTAATATTTCTTTTCGAAATATTAGACTATTAGTACAATTAATCTTGTCCAGTTTAGTGTGGGGAGTGGGAATAGCAATTTTGAGTGGTTGATCATAATGGTGACGATGGTTGAATTCATGTTTTTGACTGCTCCAGTTAACTTTCTCTTACCTTACCTCTGGTTTTGATTCTACATATTCTACCTAAGTTGCTCAAATTTATAGAGCTGTtccatttcccttttttttttttgcttctttCAGATTTTATGGATTATTGGaggttattattattttagtacAAGGAAATATGTAATGAAGGATAGTTAAATGAAGGGATATGTGATGTTCGACATGGTTATGAGTTTATAAATTTGTATACTACAGCTGATACATATGAAGTAAAATTGAATTCTGTCATATGAGTTTAAGCAAATATAATTTCAGTTCATTACTTCGATAGACTGAATTCTGTTTTTCATATAATTATACCTATAAATGTTAAATATTGCTTattaaatgataattaaagtAGTATTTGAAGTGGTGGGATTCTAAATAATGTAGATAGTTATAATTGTGTCAAATCATGAGAATTGACATATGATAGTTAGGTGATTTAATGTCTTTATCTGATTAACAAATACTTCAGCTGATATATATGAAGTGAAATTGGATTTTGTTCTGTCATATGAGTTTAAGCAAATAAAGATGTGAGTTGTGCAAAGAATCTCAGTTGACTAAATTTAGTTTCACATCAAACAAGGGAAATTAAGATATATGTGGGAAATTAAGATATATGCATGAGAGTATAAAAGCAAAAATGTTCtcaatattttctcttttgtGCCTAGTTTCCACGGGAAAAGAAAATTGTTACATGTCCTTACTTTctatatttgtatatattatattaatattttgcaAAACATTTGTAGGTCGGAATTCATGTTGCTCTTAAAAGTGTATCTCATCaaggaaaaattgtggctaaagGATGTGTCCATAGCACTAACCCAAATGCAGAAGTTGTAAGACAAGTATTAGGAGAGAATTGGTGTCAAGTACAAGTTAAAGTAGTACTTGAATCTGAAGAGCGATATATTCGACCTTATGGTTTTTGTCAAACACTTGGAGACGCACTTGGTGAAATGGGTGCATGGCCATGCGATTTGGTaagtaatttaatattatttcataaGCCATTCCATTATAATACTTTTCAAACTTGGAATGATatgtattttcttatatataggTGGCGCTCATTGGATGACAATGAAACGTCGTGTTCTTCAAGCGCAAGAAGTATCTACAAGAAAAGCTAGATGTTTCAAGgaaattcatttatattttagcTAAATATTATAAGTAGGAGTATGTACTTACGAGACAATAGAGTAGATTTGGTATTTCTTGGTTATCAATCACTCTTATTAGGCACTTTGactttgaattttaaatatttcatttgtcaaaagtaatatatttattcatttgttatatatgtttaaattatttttatttcgcAAAATTTATAGCATTGAATTCATTTGAAgctaataaatcaaataatgtGAATTTCTTAAAGTTACATTCTACAGTGTCATAATAAATAACATCAAGTGTTGTAACAAAGTATGTTTGTAGACAATAAAAAATGTTGTATTAGTTATTTTTCGTGACATTAGTAAGtgttgtattatattttttaaaatctgtaAATAATTAAGCTATTTGGACATTATTAAGTGTCACCATAGCTAATTAACCCTGTAGCTACACTATTACACGCGACACTAAAAATCAATGTGGAGAAAAGTTAGATGTTGCAATAAACTATTTATTGAGACATTTTTAGGTGTCTTTTAAAgctattttttttgtagtgtatgtTTCAATTCTagagtgcgttctctttggttgtaaattttttatgggaaaatgagggataaacaaaatttcaccatttaaatcaatcttttcttttccctcatttcctacaaaatagaatttgacctTTACAtctgaattttttttgaatgatATTCAAGATtcttcattttcactacaaaggagggataatattatccctccatttttagTGTGATAATATAATCTCttctttgtagtgaaaatgaggaatgagtaagggtcaaattctattttgtaggaaatgagggaaaagaaaggaatgatttaaagggttaaattttgtttatccctccttctcccatgataaatttacaaaaagAACGCACCCTTAGAAGTAGAACTATGCATTAATGTCTTCTTTCCAACCATTGTCatgaatatttttatgaattgTCTTATTCCTAACAAATGTTATGCATATATTCCTGTAACTTGGCGAAGCTATAAGGTAGCAAGGGTCTCCTGAACGTAAAATTTAGAAAACTCCTACTTATTCATACTCACTAAATCCATTACACATATGTAATAAATCTTCAAAACGAATCATCCAACAGCTTATAATTATTCAGAAATACTTAAGTGTGAAGGCTAAAAATGAATGTATAACTCCACACAAAAGATTTTCTCAAACCAAtgaattaatttagaaaattgaaagttaaaaaaatattaatgaacTTGAGATTGGACCAAAATACATGATTACATTAGAAATGTACAATATTAGTTAAAGCCATCATCGATTGAGTTTTGAGTATATCATAATAGTAATCcatatatacttattttttagTTCATCTCATAGGCATCAGAATGAGttgaaatattttgatataaCTTAAGGTTATTCCCAATATTCAATGAAATCATTAAGCTAAATAAAGTTTGTGAAATTAAGCTTTATctaaatttaattacttaatttagtgaaacaaatattaacaaagTGAAATATACAAATCGTACACATTTTCATATATCTTAATGGTAGTTAGTAGATTGGATGACATGTCGATGTCAATCCTTTGTTCTTAATGTATAAAAGataaatgttatttttttataataagaCGTTAGCTTATTCCCAACATAAATTGGGAAAAAAAATATCCAGAacacaataaaataatattgaCATAGTtaactgaaataaaaaaattaatccaaATTCTAAAAgaattttaaatacaaatttgacCCATTTCATATTTTTAGAATAATTGGACACTGCAAGTGGTCATAACATCTATTATctatagtatataaattaaaatatgatattAAAACAATATCAAAGTGCTAATATTCAAGATCcaattcattatatatatatatatatatatatatatatatatatatatatatatatatatatagggttaggttcaatgaaaaaggcctaaatgtaagaaagaatagagaagtaatctcatccgttgatcttatctaatctaacggacatgatttgttcacgccatgttcaacggattttttcgttgaacattcgtgaacatatacaatatttttgggggttctgggtttcgaccccccatatgttcaacgaaaaaatccgttgaacatggcgtgaacaaatcatgtccgttagattagataagatcaacggatgagattacttctctcttctttcttacatttaggccttcttcattgaaccttggcctatatatatatatatatatatatatatatatatatatatatatatatatataggggaaggctaaaataagaacgcttcttaaaatataaattaggaaccattttcagcccttagatcatcaagatctacggttgattcatcaccttgttggataaattcatggtcctgagttcgaatcccaaaggtagcaaaaaattatttttcgcaattcatgcctttatacagtttattcatgcgtgttatacataaaattcatgcatttttgctggttcgtaattcttaaaataagggtggtttattgaataaccgccccctatatatatataccgtaTTATTTTATCTGAGTTTGGAATGATATTATGATGATAATTAGCTTACTTTTGTTAACTTATTCAAATCTTTATTTTGATgggtaaattatattttctttttgtgtACTAATTTAATGTGATCTATATtcgacacttttaatatatattaatgtaTAACATACAAATAATatctaatactcccttcgtccgcgatatcgtttccacattttccatttcggtccgtccacgatatcgtttccacttctatttatagaagtagggtccacaaacttccactttacaacaatagtgggacccaaactccactcactacaatatTCACTACTATCTACTATTAtccattatttttcttaaaattcacgCTGTCCACAATATGGATACGATATcgcggatggagggagtagatGATAGATAAAATTTTA
It contains:
- the LOC130994864 gene encoding 6,7,8-trihydroxycoumarin synthase-like isoform X1, which encodes MILLFSIILPIILIFYLLHKTKTPPKTPLPPGPPPLPLIGNLHHLAAAPNLHLYLHQLTKKYGPIIHMKLGPIPLLVVSSPKLAKEVLKNQDSTFCSRPKSLGQQKISYNNSDIIFSPYNEYCKEMRKITTIHLLSPKKVQSFHPIREGEISRMISKIREASDENLAVNMSEMAVSLGINLICNIAFGKECSRRFDELLEEVQAVAVAFYVSDYFPAFGWVDKLTGMIGRLDSAVKKMDSFYQELIDEHLDRKRVKEVEEEDGDVLDVLIQLKLQHKLPTIDFGWDNIKAMLMDIFIAGAETSSSVIIWTMTALMKSPNIMEKLQNEIRSLIGKKGRVYEDDLPKLEYLRAVVNESMRLYPPGPLLVPRQTIERCTLEGYQIQPKTMVFVNAWAIARDPEYWENPDKFVPERFLNSVKGKDFEFLPFGAGRRMCPGMAMGLLNVELTLANLLYNFDWGLPIGVQVDDVDTTPSPGLAMQKKTPLLVVPKNYDV
- the LOC130994864 gene encoding 6,7,8-trihydroxycoumarin synthase-like isoform X2, coding for MRKITTIHLLSPKKVQSFRPIREDEISRMISKIREASDENRAVNMSEMAVSLGINLICKIAFGKECSRRFDELLEEVQAVAVAFYMSDYFMAFGWVDKLTGMIGRLDSAVKKMDSFYQELIDEHLDRKRVKEVEEEDGDVLDVLIQLKMQHKIPSIDFGWDNIKAMLMDIFIAGAETSSSVIIWTMTALMKSPNIMEKLQNEIRSLIGKKGRVYEDDLPKLEYLRAVVNESMRLYPPGPLLVPRQTIERCTLEGYQIQPKTMVFVNAWAIARDPEYWENPDKFVPERFLNSVKGKDFEFLPFGAGRRMCPGMAMGLLNVELTLANLLYNFDWGLPIGVQVDDVDTTPSPGLAMQKKTPLLVVPKNYDV